Within the Musa acuminata AAA Group cultivar baxijiao chromosome BXJ2-9, Cavendish_Baxijiao_AAA, whole genome shotgun sequence genome, the region AATAACTGCATCAGCTTGCCTTGGGATAATTGGAGCCCTCTTGGAAGGGGAGGTTTACCTTGTTCTGTTGGTTGTGAGCTTTCCAAGGGATCCTCTTCTGCTGAGGCAGAGGAAAGAAGGTGTTATTGTGTGAAGCAAGAGGCATGGACATTCAGACAGGTCATACTTCCAAGGGGGATTCCATGCATGCTGGAGTCTTTGTTGATTGGAAAGGAAAACCATGCAAGCCCAACAAGCATGGTGGCATGAGAGCTGCTGTCTTTGTGCTaggtctttctctctctctctccctctctctctgaaGAATTTCTTTGCTGGATATCAGTAGCCACTCTAGTTGCTATTTATTTTGAGGAAGTCCTTTAGCTTCATAGCAACATATTGGTAGCTAAACTTGTTGGTCTGTACTTTATTGGAATATACAAGGCATCTGCCTGGTGCTTAGATTCAGAAATCCTGAGATGGTCTTTGGTTGCTTATTGTATTATGATTAGAGAAAATGATTGAGTTGCCAAAGGTAGCTTCTTTGGTGTTTTTGCTCACTACAGTTCTTCCTGTTCTGCAGCCATTCAAGCATTTGAGATCATGGCAATTGCTGCAGTTGGGAACAACCTCATCACATATGTCTTCAATGATATGCATTTTCCTTTGTCCAAATCAGCCAACATAGTGACCGACTTCATAGGCACTGTCTTCCTGCTGTCTCTGTTTGGTGGATTCCTCTCGGATTCTTATCTGGGGAGCTTCTGGACCATGCTGGTTTTTGGATTTGTGGAACTATCAGTAAGTCTCATTTCtcctcatgcatcatcatttcttTGGCTTTCAGTTTATGAAGGAACATTGATCTATAGTCTTCCTATTATTCTGGCTATTCATATAACACAAATGAAGTTTGACACCACAAAAGGTGCCCAATGAAACTTGTTTGGAAGGCAGATGATTCCTTTTGCATACAGCATCCTAATTCACAATTGGAACAGTAGGAAACAAACCACTCTCACCTCTTTGAAGTAGATCTCATTTAATATGAAAAGATGCAATCCACTACAGACCAGAGAAGATAAGAAGGAAGAATGTTCCAAAAGAACAGAAAGAAACATGTATTGGTGCTTCTCAAAATGAGTCTGATCTCATTGGTTTCTGGGCAGGGATTCATACTTCTATCAGTCCAAGCACATCTGCCACAGCTGAGGCCACCACCATGCAACATGATATCCAAGGAAGAGCAGTGCATGGAGGCCAAAGGCTTCAAGGCCACCATCTTCTTTCTTGCTCTCTACTTGGTGGCCTTGGGAAGTGGTTGCCTGAAGCCTAACATGATCTCCCATGGAGCTGACCAGTTCAGGAAAGAAGACCCATGTCACTCCAAGAAGCTCTCCACTTACTTCAACACAGCCTACTTCAGCTTCTGTGTAGGGGAGCTCATTGCTCTCACTGTCCTTGTTTGGGTGCAGACAAGGTCAGGGATGGATGTGGGCTTTGGTGTATCAGCAGGTGCCATGGCAATGGGGCTTGCCATCTTAATCTCTGGTGCCTTTTTCTACAGGAATAAGCCCCCCCAAGGCAGCATCTTTACTCCAATTGCCAGGGTATGATCCAACACTTCCATTTTCTTGCACAGCACAGTCAACTGATCCAAGCAAATGCTTGTCTGTAGGATTAAGATGCATAAACTGATTACTCCCTAATTACTGAAAAATCTTCAGTTAATTTCAATCCTTATGATTGAGATACAGAAAAACAAATTCTTTTATGGTGCTCCTGTCATTTTCAGAAAAAGGCTAAGAATCTATGGCATCACCATATACATCATCTCTGTTAACTTTTAACCCTCAAGTTGGTCAGGTTTCCAGGACTAGAAATTTCATATATATTGGGGGACAGATAATTCATGATTGATTTGATAGAGTGATTGATGTCAGCATGTAGATTCTTTAGCCCATCACCAACAAAAGATATGTCAACTCCAAGAATTTATTCGACTAGTGTTTTGGAGCCTTGTGATTGTAGTTTTTGTCCAACATAAAAATTTTTCCAGGTGGATGAACAGAGCCTACAATCTATCTGTAGATCTGAGTTTACAGTGGCCTGAAACTTTCATCATTTAGGATACTTGTCATGACAACAAATCATCAATACCTGTAAGCATTTCTTCTTACTCTCCAAAATGACCAATGATAAATCTCTCTCGAACCTTTTCTTTAGCTAAACCAGAACAGATGGAGACTGTTCCAAGCCATGATGTTATTACTGTGTGTGTGCCATAGATATAGAACATCAACTTCAAAACCATGCACACATCTTGTTCTGACCTTTCTCAGTTTGGCCCTGCAAAATCATTGTGCAGGTCTTCGTAGCTGCATTCACCAAGAGAAAGCAAGTCTGCCCATCTAATTCTAGTGATGTTGAACCCTCTTCTTCATATGTGGGCAACCTTCCACGTACCAACAAGTTGAGGTGAGCAATGCACACAACCTTACAACCTTTAAGATCTCTCTGATCATACATCCGTAATGGCAGCCAGTTTGCTTGTGATGAAGGTTCTTGGACAAAGCCTGCATCGAAGCTCGGGATGGCAGTGGGATGAAGGAGAGCTCATGGAGACTCTGCACTGCTGCCGAAGTCGAGCAGGTCAAGATCATCATCTCGGTGATCCCCATCTTTGCATGCACCATCATCTTCAACACCATCCTGGCGCAGCTGCAGACCTTCTCCGTGCAACAGGGGAGCGCCATGAACACCCGCCTCGCCACCTCGTTCCACGTCCCCCCTGCGTCGCTCCAAGCCATCCCCTACATCATGCTCATCGTCCTCGTGCCGGTCTACGAGACATGCTTCGTCCCCCTCGCCCGGAAGCTCACCGGGACGAGCTCCGGGATCACCCCCCTGCAGCGCATCGGCGTCGGCCTCTTCGCGGTCACCTTCTCGATGGTCGCCGCCGCCGTGAtcgagaggaagagaagggagaCGTACGTCGACTCCGGCGAGCTGCTCTCCATCTTCTGGATCGCCCCGCAGTTCCTCATCTTCGGGGTCTCTGAGATGTTCACGGCCGTCGGCCTCATCGAGTTCTTCTACAAGCAGTCATTGGCGGGCATGCAGTCCTTCTTGACAGCCATGACCTACTGCTCCTACTCCTTTGGGTTCTACTTGAGCTCCCTTCTCGTCTCTCTCGTGAACAAGATCACATCGAGCTCATCCAGGGATGGCTGGCTCAGCGACAATGACCTCAACAAGGACAGGCTCGACCTCTTCTACTGGCTGATGGCTGCCCTCAGCCTCCTAAACTTCCTCAGCTACCTCCTCTGTTCAAGATGGTACTGTAGCAACCAATCTCCATCAGCTGATCTACCACCAGGTCCCCATGGAGAAGACATTAACCACCTCAACTTCACTTCCTCCAAGCATGTTGCAGCCGATCAGGACATTCTGTAAAGAGCCATCACCTCTTCCATGATTCTTTATCTGTACTCTTGAGCTTGTATCAGGATAGGTAAAAGAAGAGGAAGCATGAGATGATCATGTCGATTCCACACCAAAACACTTAGTGCTGGTAAACTTTTTCTTTGTTTAATGCTTGGCTTGGCTGTGATGCATCACACTTCCACACCAATGTCAGGTCTAATTCCATCAGCAGCATTCTCCTGTCTTCTTCTCTTTCGTGGTTGTTCTCATCAGAGAAGGCATCATCAGCTACGCTGTGAACAAAACAACAAATTGAAGTGGTGGATTGGCACATCACAGCACAGCTGCTGTTGAGGTGATTTAAACAAAGTGTGTTGTGGGTTGATGAATGGAAACTCCACCAGAGGAGCAAAGCTCCAATGCATCAGCAAAGGTACCTTTCTGTGCCAGACATGCTGCATACACATAGGTCCCATCCAAGTCCAAACAAGAACTGCTTGCCATTATCATGTCACTCCTTGTTTGTGGATAGAAAATTGATGTGTTACTGATCTGCCAGATTAGCTTTTCTTATGAAGATCCATATTCTAGAAACTGGCATAGTTGTTGAAAAGTAATATACATCCAAGCAGATCAAACATAAGAT harbors:
- the LOC103997462 gene encoding protein NRT1/ PTR FAMILY 4.3, yielding MDIQTGHTSKGDSMHAGVFVDWKGKPCKPNKHGGMRAAVFVLAIQAFEIMAIAAVGNNLITYVFNDMHFPLSKSANIVTDFIGTVFLLSLFGGFLSDSYLGSFWTMLVFGFVELSGFILLSVQAHLPQLRPPPCNMISKEEQCMEAKGFKATIFFLALYLVALGSGCLKPNMISHGADQFRKEDPCHSKKLSTYFNTAYFSFCVGELIALTVLVWVQTRSGMDVGFGVSAGAMAMGLAILISGAFFYRNKPPQGSIFTPIARVFVAAFTKRKQVCPSNSSDVEPSSSYVGNLPRTNKLRFLDKACIEARDGSGMKESSWRLCTAAEVEQVKIIISVIPIFACTIIFNTILAQLQTFSVQQGSAMNTRLATSFHVPPASLQAIPYIMLIVLVPVYETCFVPLARKLTGTSSGITPLQRIGVGLFAVTFSMVAAAVIERKRRETYVDSGELLSIFWIAPQFLIFGVSEMFTAVGLIEFFYKQSLAGMQSFLTAMTYCSYSFGFYLSSLLVSLVNKITSSSSRDGWLSDNDLNKDRLDLFYWLMAALSLLNFLSYLLCSRWYCSNQSPSADLPPGPHGEDINHLNFTSSKHVAADQDIL